Genomic segment of Methanomicrobiales archaeon:
CGAGAGTTCGGTATGGCGCTCCTTCTGCTCGTCCAGAAGAGCCTTCAGATCCTCGTCTGCAGCGTCCCGGATCGCGTCGATGCGTAGCGCCTGCATGAACCAGCGCCGACGTTCGCCGGAGCGGCTCTCCAGGAGCGAGAGGAGATCCTTCTGCCCTGCGTAGATGGTATTCCTGAAGTCGGTCGGCCCCATCCCGACGATCCGCCGGATGGCGTGCTGGACGTCGGTCACCCCCTCCGCGATCTGGCGGCTGCCGGCAAAGAGGCGGGCCTCGTGCTGGGTGGACGACCCGCTCCTGCGGAAGTACCGGACGACCGTGTAGTCCGCCCCGCCCGCGCCGAAGTCGAGGCGGACGGTTGCCCGTGCCCCGTCCCCGGCGGCGGCGCTGACGATGTGGTCGGGGTCGACGCCGCTCGACTGCACGCCGTAGAGCGCAAAGAGGATCGCCTCCACGAGGCTGCTCTTCCCCGCCCCGTTGTTGCCGACGATACCGGTGATCCCGTCGCGGAACACGACCCGCTCCTCGGCGAAGCGCTTGAAGTTCTGCAGGTGCAGGCTATGGAGCAGCATGCTCCTCCTCCCGCGTCCGGGCCATCGCCCGCTCCAGGACATCCCGCCCTTTCCGGAGCACGTAGTCCCTCTGAGCGGGGGGGAGCGGTCGTGTTCGGACGAACTTCTCGAACTCCTGGAGGTAATCGATCCCGACCAGATCCTGCCTCTCGAACCGGGAAGCGGACTCCTCGGGGAGAATCGCCCGCAGGCGGAGGTCCAGGACCCTCGCCCGCGCCTCCTGGAGAACCTGCGGATCGATCTCGCGGAGCGCCCCGCGCGAGATCCGGTCGAGCGTGATCTGGCACATCACGCTGCCCCCCTCCAGGCGCTTGACGCGACCCGCGATCTCGCGGCCGATCTCGACGACGGATCGCCCGTCGCAGACGATCGTCCCGAGATCCGTCATGGGGGTGTGCGGGAGGGGCAGGTGCTTCACACGGCGGGACGCGGGATCGACGAGCAGCCCCCCCTTCCGATCGCCGATCTCGCCGTAGTTGCAGTACTCCAGGGACCCGCTGTACCAGGCGTTGTCGGCGACCTGGACCTGCCCGTGGAAGTGCCCGAGGGCGATGTAGTCGAAGCGATCGGAGAGCATCGTCGAGTCGATCTCGTGCTCCGCAACGGAGTGGAGTCGCCTGTCGGAGAGGATGCTCGCCAGACCGTGCACGACGAGCACGTTGGCGGAACTGCCCGAGAGTTCGATCGCATCGAATGCGCGGCGGTAGTCCTCTGCCTGCAGCATGTTGGGGATCAGGTGGAAGCA
This window contains:
- a CDS encoding metallophosphoesterase, with product MQFVHIADTHLGLSAFNRLDPDTGMNLRETLVYDNFLASVDRLIALKPGAVVHAGDLFHQVKPKTRAYTVVLEALNRLHESGIPLVAIAGNHSMVKTRHTTSPFEVLEYHAADIHAAYRYAYRRVEIDDVCFHLIPNMLQAEDYRRAFDAIELSGSSANVLVVHGLASILSDRRLHSVAEHEIDSTMLSDRFDYIALGHFHGQVQVADNAWYSGSLEYCNYGEIGDRKGGLLVDPASRRVKHLPLPHTPMTDLGTIVCDGRSVVEIGREIAGRVKRLEGGSVMCQITLDRISRGALREIDPQVLQEARARVLDLRLRAILPEESASRFERQDLVGIDYLQEFEKFVRTRPLPPAQRDYVLRKGRDVLERAMARTREEEHAAP